A window of the Helianthus annuus cultivar XRQ/B chromosome 4, HanXRQr2.0-SUNRISE, whole genome shotgun sequence genome harbors these coding sequences:
- the LOC110937821 gene encoding E3 ubiquitin-protein ligase PUB23, giving the protein MLLMSNPSPTMEMGRSNLDSEREFPQDFRCPISMELMKEPVIISTGVTYERKNIEKWFFSYKKKTCPATMQNIENFGVTPNHTLKRLILLWQNSHSPSPSSSSSSSPLPSYKRDEMVSLLKTLGSSPFKVNSLKKLREIIELGDEMKLDFIILGGLDVLLQLIVQILSDCSDFMVFRACEEALGVLQHLPISEGDYGIKVLEVLSKPECMKSMSIILQRGSKDARVYTITILKKLTQADFNWNVVVNEEGIGMFKSMLELASDEISMKASSSALQVLIKILDSSKKSRSRAIEAGAMCTLVELLPDSNRSKCEKILLIIKLLCECADGRVAFIEHRLGIGAVSKILFNVSESASKICVKIFSLICCFHPTEKVLEEMMMYGAVKKLVVLLHMSGPSSIKNKVLDMFKKHGNSWSRYPCFPSELKEYLCIHSRH; this is encoded by the coding sequence ATGTTATTGATGTCAAACCCTTCACCTACAATGGAGATGGGGAGATCAAATCTTGATTCAGAACGGGAGTTTCCTCAAGATTTCAGATGCCCCATATCCATGGAGCTCATGAAAGAACCAGTTATCATCTCTACGGGTGTCACGTACGAACGAAAAAACATCGAAAAATGGTTCTTTAGCTACAAGAAGAAGACTTGTCCAGCCACAATGCAAAACATAGAAAATTTCGGTGTTACCCCTAATCATACCCTCAAGAGACTCATTCTTTTATGGCAAAATAGTCATTCACCAtcaccatcttcatcttcttcttcatcaccttTGCCATCGTATAAGCGCGATGAAATGGTGTCATTGCTCAAGACCCTCGGCTCGAGTCCCTTTAAGGTAAACTCTCTAAAGAAACTTAGAGAAATTATTGAGTTAGGGGATGAGATGAAGCTTGATTTCATTATATTAGGAGGGTTAGATGTGCTTTTACAGTTAATTGTTCAAATATTATCCGATTGTTCGGATTTCATGGTGTTTAGAGCGTGCGAGGAGGCGTTGGGTGTTCTTCAACATCTCCCTATATCCGAAGGAGACTACGGTATTAAAGTGCTTGAGGTATTGTCGAAGCCTGAATGTATGAAATCAATGTCAATTATTCTTCAAAGAGGAAGTAAGGATGCTAGGGTTTATACAATAACAATACTCAAAAAACTAACACAAGCCGATTTCAATTGGAACGTTGTTGTTAATGAAGAAGGGATCGGTATGTTCAAATCAATGTTGGAGCTTGCATCAGATGAGATTTCAATGAAGGCAAGTTCATCTGCTTTACAAGTCTTGATAAAGATCTTAGACTCGTCGAAGAAAAGCCGGTCAAGGGCCATAGAGGCCGGAGCAATGTGTACCCTAGTTGAGCTACTACCCGACTCGAATAGATCCAAGTGTGAGAAGATACTGCTTATAATCAAATTATTGTGTGAATGCGCGGATGGAAGGGTGGCATTTATTGAACACCGTCTAGGGATTGGTGCAGTATCGAAGATATTGTTTAATGTATCTGAGTCGGCTTCAAAGATTTGCGTGAAGATTTTCTCGTTAATATGTTGTTTCCATCCAACGGAAAAGGTTTTGGAGGAGATGATGATGTACGGGGCGGTCAAGAAGCTCGTGGTGTTGTTGCATATGAGTGGACCGTCGTCGATTAAGAACAAAGTGTTGGATATGTTCAAGAAGCATGGTAATTCATGGAGTCGATATCCATGTTTTCCTAGCGAGTTGAAGGAATACCTATGTATACATAGTCGTCATTAA